The genomic segment AACAGGTTCCCAAGGATTTGGCTACAGGAAACTTGAGTTCTTAAGGATGAAAAAGAACGCAATCATACAGACTTCACCTTATTCACTTTAAGATACTGTAAAGCTTTTTGGTATAATCCCTTTTTTGGTGGCTCCCCTTTATATATAACATTTCACCTTTTAAACTGAACTTTTTAACTGTGAGGGTCCTTATTACCGGTGTTGAAGTAGTTCTGATATTGTTACCATCAGGATATAAcaagttttttaaaacaaaaataaaaaccctatTGACTCCTCCTCAATCTGGAAGCTCTTATGGAGGGACCTGTGTTCAATTTTATTCACCAAAGTATCTCTAGCAATGCCTCACATATATGACTAACAAATCCATCATAACTTCTCCATTTAATTACAGGCTGGCCCTGAAAAATTGCATTAACATTAAAGGCATTCTTCCTGGCTTCCTAAATTGAGATAACATGTGTAtacagtgttttattttcttaagtacaCAATTATGTTCTGAGCAAAGTGTCAGCAACAAGGGGTCCGTTTATACTTTAGAAAATTAAATCATGAACTCccacagaaaatttttaattcagaaCTCATGTCTTCTAATCCAAATAATTCGTTTCAGAAAGGTAGAATATGGCAATAGCAAAACAGCTCCCAAAGATCACCTCAACTGACACTCCCCAACCTCCACCAAGTAAGAGCATACAAAGGCATGATTATGAGCAaatccaaatttattttaatgccatGTCATCTTTAATGTGTTTAAAAACCTTGTAAGTTAGTGGGAACCCTAGTTCCCTGGGACAGCATGCCAGAGGTATTGAAATTGTTACCCTTCTCTCCAAACCCCTAGCACTCAGAGTCCACAGCTTCAGAAAGCCAGTTGTCTCTTCAGTCTGTTCCTCTGGCCTTTGTTTCAAGAGAGGGAggtcaaaatatttcaaacaggGAACCACAGTTGAGCTTCCAGCTCAAGTTTCTAAGATGGAACAGGGGAAGACCCCACTGACTCCACAAAGAAATGGACATGGCTGAGATGCATTATTTCTTTACAGCATTATGGGGATGAAAAAAAAGTCCTGCAGAACAAAGATGACTaagatttacaaatgaggatCCATTTGATAGATGAGAATCCTGTGGTAAATGCAGGCTCCAGCTCCGAAAAATGGGAGGGGGACTGCCTGAATCAGAAAAGGATCTACCACATGTGAATAAAACAATCTGAAGAATAGCTCCTCTGGATTTTGAGGCCTGATAAAATACTTGGGGAGAGTGGGAAGAGAGAGGATCAAGCCCCAACTCATAGGAAAATGCTGACATTGGAGTGGTATAAAAAAATCTCAGCTGCGTTTTTAGTGATGGCTACTTTAGCCTCCTCCTTGTTCACTGTAGGGCCATAAACCTTGACCAAGCATAGTAGTAGAAAAAGGCTAGAAAGAGGGGCTTGAAGGCGATGAATTTTGACTCTTGATTTTATTATTcaatttttctttactatttaaagTAGTCTTCAGTGGCTGGAAAGCCTGGCCTCCCAAGACCAGAGTCAGTCGGAGCTGGTTGTTGTCGGAAGGGAAATGGGCTGGGGAAATGGGCTGGGCAGGGAGACCCCGCTCTGCTGGTGGTCCTGGGTGGAGAAGATGAACTACACTTCACAGAGCCTGGGGTGTAGTGGGAAGGGGATGAGGCAGGAGCAGCAAGCTGGGGAGATGGAACCCACCTCAGtccccagcttcattctcttctaATGTTTCCCCACTGGTGGCATTCTCTGCAGTCTTGGAGGCCTATATTcatggaaaggaggaggagacTTGTCACCCTAATTCTGTAGGTCACGGCTGACAACAGCAGAGGTAAAGATGTATAGAAATCTATACCCCCACCTCAACCCTGAATGGTAGAAAAAAGAGGGATCAGGTTCACCCTATTGAAGAGGGATCATCATAACacaccttcttttttttctttttctgagtttttcgACTTGCAGAACTctggagaagggcctggaaagtaggagaaaaaaggaaaacaaattctgaGGAATGTGGAGGAAGCAAAGTGTTCTTCTCAGTATTGTAGTTTTTAGGACTTTGCTGACATTTAGTCCTCATTCCTAAGACAGGTGCCACGTTGCTCACTACATTCCATCCCACACTAACCTTTAGCTCTGCATCCTGGACCTCCATCTCAGACTTGTAAAGGTCAGGCTCAAAGGGGCCACTGGTTATGCGCATGGGGCCATTGGGCATGAGTAGAACTGTAAATTTAAACTGGGCAACAAATTCACCTATGGGAGAAAAGTGTTTGATGAAAAGCCCTCCTCATACCTTTTCTGTAAGCTTTAGGCATGAGGGGCCGCGATCCGGCTCCAAAGTGAGACTTGTCCTGGAACTCACCCTCCTTCTCATAGAGAACACTAAACGGCTGCAGCAGTTCATGTTTGGCGCACTCCACCACCCCCATCCGGGCCTTCTTCTCATCTTCAAATGCCCTGGAGGTAGGGCAAGTCAAATTAAGGTATCCTTAACTCCCTGCCATGTCTTATGTTTTGCTCATGCTTTTAAACAGCTCCTACCCTCAGGCGAAACCAGGCTTTAGGATTGCCCCATACCTTCAgtgagagggagacagggagggagaaaggggggcaAGCAGGCTGGGCTACAAGTCTAGGCAGGTGGGGAGTGAGAGGGCagggatggtggggaggagaGTGTTCCTGGGTGTGTGGTCTCAGTCAGACTGGTTCCATTTCTAGCTAAGTGCAGCAGTACCTTAAGGTAAAGGGCATGGCATCAAAACGCCTTTCCACCTCACTAAAGAAGGCACGTGAAGTTTTCATTTTCAGGCCATACTGTTTAGAAGGGTCTCGTTTGTAAATGGTGGTTCTCTGTCCTGCATCCTTCGCCTTAAAGAGTAAGTTAGGTCACATTTGGTCTGGTGCTGCTGAAACACACCCTCAGTCACCATTCTCTGCCAGCCCTAGGGGATTCTCCTCACCTTGCCCTCTCCTGAGCTGACGAGAACATCCACAGCATATACTTCATGTACCTCAAACTCAGCTTTTTCATGGTCCTTcctaaaaggaatagaaaggaaagcATAAACAGCAATAAGTAGTGCCTGTTTGGAGTAGAAGGTGGACCAGATTAGGCTGAGAATGGAAGAAAAGTTCAAGACTACTACAGTATGGTGGAAGGTGAAGGGTGGGACTGGCACCTACTTCTGCTGGTCTGTGGGATTCTGGATAATGGTTTTCTCTCCATCAATGACATGCTGCTTTAATTGGTGTGACAGCATACCTGTAGACAGGACAAAGACTATGGTACCAGCCACCTAGACTCCCAAAAGGTTTCCAAGTCTACTCACCCAAGCGGTCTGATGGACCAGGCAATGAGAGGAAAGTGCATGGCTATGGAAATACAGGGTACTGAGGTTTTGGCTTAGACTGTTGGATGGATCCTCAAGGGAGCAAAATCCTCAATTCTGCTAAACCACCCAGACTGTCAATCTTGTTTATATGAGGTCTCACCTTCTATTGGCGTGCAATTAAATGAGTGGGCAACTTTATTCCAGGCTTCTGTCACTTGTGTGTTCTAGAAGTACAAGACCAAATAAAAGGTAAGATACCAGGGGCTGGTAAGTAATCTACCATGAGAGTAAGCACAAAAGAGCTAAGAGCCCACACATTCTCCATCAAGTGCAATGAATATCACTTGTCTTTCATGACACAGCCCTGCCTCCTTACAACCTAAGGACACCTCACATGCACACATCATTTTATAAAGTGCTTTCACAAAGATGGCCCAACTAGACAGTTCTGGAAAATAAGCATGGCAGATCCATATCCCAATCcagaagatgagaaaactgatgcccAGAAAGCATTTGCTCAGGGTTAAACCAGCAAACTGAAAACCCAGCTTCTTCTGACAGTAAGTACAGTGTTCATTCCACCATTCCTACCTGTTGAGAGGGGACGGCAAACTCTTCCTCTTCTCACCTCTTTCAAACATGATCTGATCCTCACCTAAGCTATATTTCTTAGAAAGGAAAGTAACTAGGCACACCTGATAGTGTTACGCTATGTACTAGGTCTGTGATAATCACTTTACATGGATCACCTCAACCATCACACAACCTTTCTCATaaggcaaaattttattttttgccattttacagatgagaaaatttaaaCTCAAAAGTTATAGGGTAAGAACCTAGGAAGTCTGATGTCACAGCTATACAACATCCACTGTTCTTGGAAAGGACACCACCACTATCCAGCGAGGAAAACACAAtagtatataaataataaaaataacaaacatgcAAGATAAAAACAGCTATCACAAGTGCTTACtaagtgccaggtgctgttcAAAGTGCTTTATAATAGCTTTAGGAAGTAGGCATCATTGTGAAGAGACTAAGAGGTTTAAGTAATAAATGATGCAATTAAATAACAATGTGGatgaaataaatgattaaaagcaTGAAGAACAAGAgagcacagaaagagaaaaaacggATGTTTTAAGTATTGAACAGGTCTCTGGAAATTCTGAGTATTAGAGAAATGTCTCTATTGATAGTCTAATATGCTAAACTGAATTAATTCATGAGAAGCTTATGATCCCTGGGTTTCCTAATATTGTCTTGCAAGGTACAGAACTGACTTTTGGTGTCTCTTGgtattattataatttctgtataaaacaaaacaaaacaaatatattaaaaaatataaagcttttatatttgtgttttattgtAAGCTACTGACATCAAGTTATTTTGGGGAAAGATGTGTATCTTGGACATGAGAGAGGAAGGGTCTCTACAGACTCCATGAGGAAGGGACATATATTCCCATACAGCCAGCAGAGGACTCTCTACGGTAGGCACTCAGAGTTAACTGCTTTTTACTATTAAGCTCTTCAGTTCCTGCCTCTTTCAGAAATCCCAACCTAAAATATAACTACTTTGAAAAGCTGGAGAAGATGGTAGTTCAATATGGAACAGCTACAGATACTTAAAGCATATTTGGCTCTATTAAGCTTTGGAGTTGGACTAAACAGCTTACCTGGTTTCCAGGTTTGACCAGGCGTAAAGCAGCTTCAGCACAAAGGTGAGCTGCCTTAATGACATCTGCTTTCCGCCCTGTTACTTGGGTCCCCTGTAGGTAAGGAAATGTAATCAGTGTTTTCCAAGAAAGCTCTGTAACTCAGGCATCCTTATGCAAGGCTGGCAATGAACAGGAGAGAAAAcatctttctccttttatttctctagaCTTTCAAAGTTTATGTGTTGGCACAGAATGGGGTAAGAAGCAGGCAACAGTGCACTTTCCCGAACTCTACAGTGTGAACAAAGTTCACAGGAGACCACCTACCTGAGCTATACCAACTACAAAAGTGTGGGCAACATTAGCGATAAAGCCATCCACATGAACCCCAAGGTCACTGAAAGGCAAGAACAGAGCACAGCATTAGCAATTGGCACTATGCAAAGCttaggaaaaagacaagtgctCTAAAGTGGTGTAAACTTACATTTTTACCAAGTCACCTTCCTTGAGAATATAGTCCTGGTCACTCTTCAAGGGGGAGAAGTGACATACACAGTTATTTACCGAAATGCTGGTGGGAAAGGCAATACCTGTAAAGAGATAACCATCAGCCTAACTgccttgctctctttctcttgcATAGTCCTGCTGCCCTTCAGAATAATGGAAGGATTTTCTTCAGGGTCTTGCTTAAGTTTAATCCATTTGGATGGGGTAAGAAAATGTTGTATCCCACCTGCCATTCCAAATTTCCAAATGTCTCAaccagagctggggtggggctgcaTCATTACAATTAAACTGACTGAATAAAGGTCAAACTTGGGAAATAAGTGggggattgttttgtttttgttttttacctttcttcatttctttttctttcttgaaaattttccctGTCTCTTCCATGATCATGGCATCACCTTTCTCACAAAGGCTCAGGACTGACACACCTGAGCAGGATGCTTCCACCACAGACCGAAGTACCCCTGGGGACAGAATACCACCATGTCAACCCTGCAAATGTTGTCTAAGTTACCAACCACACAATATGAGTTTCTATTTTTACTATTCTCTAGTGCCATTGCCCTAAAGCTGAAGGAGGAAATGTACCTACCTATAATCTCTAAATTTCTACCCtgcttttccaaaaataaaaatgtcaacatTCCCTTCGCCCTGCTTTACATAATGTGACAGCTGGATATATACAGACTGTCTCCCTGGGCAACAGAGATTTGCCAAAGTGCTACCAGTGGTGCGGAAGGGCGGAACTATCAACTTCAAGGGGGTTCTCACCAAGGTATCCCACATACATGCAAAGCAGACTAGAGAAACTTTATAGGTGTCAGGGAAACAGGAAGGTAGATATAGAATCGCTGACTTGGAAGCTGATTGATGCATTAGTTAAATGCTACCTTCTTCCCTTCTTAGATACCCCAATTAGGTGTTAAGTAGTCTCAACTTATGTAGATTTATTTCCTCATAAACAGGTGGATTAGCCAAAGCGACTTAATCTGAGGTCCTTGGGCTTCAGCAGGCTTATGGCGTTCAGCTTTTAGCAGATTATTGGTCTGTGATCCAAGAGCTACAAACCAGTATCTGGGATCGGTGCCTCAGAAGTTACAAATTCCAAGAGGAAAAGCTATTTTTACTCTGATTCAAACCACTTCATGAAGCACTGTTGTGCCCCTGGACACCCTCGACACAGCCCACCCTGAACTTCAGCTTTGATTTTTGTGACCTAAGTTCTGGTGATTCTTTGGGAGCCTAAAAAACTCAGGTTTTCAGCCACAGGCAAAAAGGCAACCTCAACACCTATCTTACTGTCAAACCACTTAAATGCCCAAAGACATGCATTTTCTATCCCCCCTAACTGGATTTTTAAATTGCAAAGACACATCTGCCTAGAGTGGCAGGAGACTGCTGAGAAAGCCGGAGCACAGTCCTGAGAAGGGCGTCGCCTAAAATCAGTGCCCCCTTTCCAGCACTTTTCACGAGTTCGCCTCGTTGGGGTGAGGAGGGCCTCAGAACACCCCTGGAGTTAGTTGTCAGGCCCCTGAGAACAATCACATTTGGCGGCTCACTAAGGCTAGGGGCACGGACTGCATGGAGGCAGTGACGAAAAACTTTAAAAGCCAGAATATATCCAAGAGTTGTGGTAGCGGCTCCAGGGGTGTCCTCCAACGGTCCCTGAACTGGCCCAGCAATGGAAGGGGGCCCCCaccagggaaggagagaagtaaagaagaaAGACTCCAGCAAAGCACGTGGTAGGGAGGCTAGCGTCAGGGATGGTGGCGGAGGAAGAGGGCCGGCGATCTGCATGGGGTCCCGGCAACCGTGCGGGCTTGGCTGCGGACGCCAGGGACCACGACACAACGGGCGCTCCCGTCGCCAACAGCTGGACGCTTCCTTTTCGAGGCGGCCTCGCCGCTGCCAGAACCAAAGGAGGCAGGATCCGGACCTAAGGGTGAGGGGCATCGCTGCGCCCTGCCTCCCTACCAACGGCCTGGGGTCCCAGCCAGCGCGCGAGCCCTCAGCCCCAGACTCCGGCCCGGGCCTGGCCACTCAGGTCCTGGGCGGGACACCTAATCCTCCCAGCACGCCACCCCCCGGTGGGCAGTCGCGCTCCCTCAGCAGCCCACTCCGCGCGACACGACCGCACCTCTCCGGTCGCTCGGACCGGCCCAGCGCCGTCTCCCTTGCCTCTCCCCCTCAGCCTCGCCCTCCGGACCGAGGCCGCACTCACGGTTGGCGATGTCGCCCCCCATCTTATACTTGGTCACGACCAGGTCCTCGGCAATAGTCTGCTCCTGCTGCTCGTCCTCGCCCGACATCTTCCCGCCGCCACCACCCCCGCAGCCTCGTTCCCCTAAGCTGCCGCCTATGCCTCCCTTCCCGGCCGCACGCTGCAGCCAGAGCCCCTAGTCCGCGAGGAGAGCGCGAGCGAACGCGCACAAACACGGGAGCAGCGGACGGGCGAGCGCGCAAGGTGGCGCGCGGGCGGCGGCGCAGGGCACGCCGGGACAATGAGTCCTTACCTCCGCCCGCCGCGCGCGCTCTCAGGCCTGGCGAACCACGACTCCCAGCTGCCTCCGCGGCCCTGAATCCGGCGCTAGGGCCGTGCCTCCGGGGCCCGCACGTCCGGGTCGCGGGCACGCCGGGAAGGTTCAGGTCTGGCGGGAAGGCGGAGCCGCTGGGGAGCGAGGGCCTTTCCTTTCGCGGAAAGACTACCTGCCCCTGCAGCTCCGAGCGAAAACCTGCGCTACCGTGGGGCGGTACCGCGGAAGTGGCGCTGCAGGGTGGGCCCGGGCGGGTGGGGAGCGGCCGTGATGGCGGCGAGGTGGCCGGGCGCGCCCTTCCTCGGCCAGTCTGGCCGGTTCTCGCAGTCCTCCGGCGCTGAAAGAACCGGAAGAGCAGAGCGGGCGTGGAGGAGACCTGCGAGTGCTGGGAGCCGGGCCCACCCGGTAGCGGACTGCGCAGGGGTTACTCACTTAACCTGCGAGCCACAGGTCGGACTCCGTGGGAGCCGGCCCGAGCGCTCCGAGGGGGGGGCTCTGGTGGCACGCACCTCAGGGGAGCGCCCGAGACTGAGGGTTCTCAAGGTGGGGGGGTTTCAGTATGCCCCCTGCTGAGGGAACCCCATCTGGGGGCTTACTAGACTTGCCAAACGTTTTGTTACTCCCTGTTGGTTGCCCTGTAGCTTCCTAGTAAAACTACTAAACGAAAAGGGCTGTGTGCTATGCTGGTCTTACGGGAAAACAAGAAGTGGGGTTCAAAAAGCTGCATGGCACAGAGGACTGTCAAGAGACAGAAGGCAGCATGTGGTGGTAACTATCCCACTGCTGAGAAGCAGAACAAAGGGGTGGCTTATCCACAAGGTTTTCCTCATTTGATAGACAGTAAGCTGAAAAACCTTGGCATTTTTATTGAcatgtataaaaacaaagcaaaaaacttaAGTGATAGAACAGATACCGGCGTTTCCTATCCAAGGGGGACAGGTCTGAAGCTGAGTCTTCTTTCCCAACTGGAAGCTTCCCACTACTGGATGGGAATAGCTCCAACAAGTGACTCTTGGGACCCTTGGGTAAGAAGTGGAGATCACTCATAGCACATGTAGGTTGTGGTTTACACAAGTCATccagttatttttcttctgacCACTCCCTTCCCCCCCACTTCCTGAGAAGTCTGGGGTTTTGGAGGAGGCTGTGGTCATTAGGGTCACACTTGATTCCATGCAAAAACGGGACAATGTCCCTGAACAAGGTTCTTGAGTTACAACAGCAGTTTGCCTTGAAACCTTACAGTAAGACTACATATTTTGCAAGTTTTTGAATCCTGAATCTACCTCTTAATTTACTTAATCTCTTTaaggctcagtttccttatttgtaaaatgggataatacctAGTTCACAAATTTGTTGTAAGGATTGAGATAATGTAGGTAAAGTTTAGCATGAAGCCTAGCACATAGTGGATGCTCAATTAATAGTAATCTTATCTTCTCCTAACCTCTTTATTTCACAAGATTTTAAGCTTTCCATTCTTTCCAGAGGTTAAGAATCACAAGCCAAAATTTTACTTTCCCTTGCCAGGTCTCCCCTTTCCTCTTCACTAGGAGTCTGATGGGAAACAAAGGCACACTTTAAAGCCTACAATGTACAAATCAGTCTGAGAGAAAGGATGTGGAGAGTGATCTTTCATATCTCAGGGATTTTCCCTGAGGAATGGGATTGGACAGCTCACAAAAGGGGAAGCTCCTTTCCTGGGGTTGGGAAGAGAAGAAAGTGCACTGCTGGCTACATAACAGGAGAATATCTGTGTCAGAAGTGTTTAAAAGCCTCCAAAGGTTGCATGGAGTTGTCTAGGACTAGGGGGAAACTGGGCTAAGACCCGGAAGGGAGAAGGACTAGGGAGAAGAGGGGTACCCTCTAGACACACTAGCTGCCATCAGATGCTCCCTGAGTACTTCAGAGTGCAGGGGTTATGTTCTCTGGGCATTGGCCTTGGGGAAAAGCCTGCTATGCCAGTAATCTGGGTTATCAAAGGCAGAGTCAGTGGCTTCTAAACTACGTAGAGTTTTGAGGCGGGCATAATGGACATGGGGGGCATGGTGTCCAGGCCCCTGGAAAGCTCTCATCTCTTCATAACCTTGCTCAGCTGCCGAGCAGGCCCCCATGGCTCTGTAATCCCCCCCAGGACCTCCTCCACCGTGCTGCCGATTCATATATTCATAGTCCTCATCTGGAGCTGTGTCAGCAGTGGGCATGATGGGCCCAGGGTTGAGTGGGCAACTCTGTGTGCTGCCTAGGGAGGCACTGAGGTCTGATCCCACATCCATGTACTCATAACCCAGCTCCTCAAGGGAACTTGGCCTTGGAGGACAAGGAGGGCTGTGCCTTTTCCTCCGGTTCATGTATTCATACTCATCTTCATCCTCTTCTTCAGTACCCAGAACAGAACTGAGGCCCACTGAAGAAAGGGTACCTTCCCGGGAGGAGGGAGTACCTGAAGTTGAGAAGAGAGGCTAAGTATGAGGAGAATGTCTCTGTAATAGGCAAGTGGGGATTGGGGGAGAgtgagggaaaaaggaagaggggGATGTGGTCAGAGGAGACAGGATTAAAAGGAGCccggagaaagagagagaagatctGAGGAGAGCCCCAGAGGGAGGACAGAGAAGATCTGAGGAGAGCCCCAGAGAGAGCCAGGCACCTTTGTGGTGTGCGTCAGGCATCACATAGCCGTTCCCATCCTCATCCTCTAACCCTGGTGGGGACAGTGGGGTGATAGGAGTAAGCAGGCTGTGGCGCTGGGAATGATAGGCACTGTCTCCATGTGGCCGCGGGCTCTGGCTCTGGCTTCTACACATTGACACCTTCTCCTGCAGCTCAGCCTGAGAACCTGTCACATGGCCCTCTGACGACTCTGATGCCAGGCGTCCCCGTGGCACTGCATGCAGAGAGGCTGGATGGGGGCACCCAGTACCTCCACAGACTGCAGAATCCTgaggagggaaataataacaCGGAGGTATAGAGAGAGACAAGGACATAAAAGGTGTTTGTTTAAGAGGCCCTGGGGGTTGTTCAATGCCTTTTTTGTAGGACACCGATTAAACCTCACAGGTTTCCAAAGTCTCCTACACTACCCCTTGCAAATCATAAGACCCTGCACCCAGCCTCTCACAGCCTTTAGAGACAGACCTTACCTGGGAAGCCTCTCCAAGATTACTCTGGTTCATAGGCATGTAACCAGATGATGGATTTAAAAGGCTCTGGCTCTATGATGAAGAGTGAAAAAGGTTTAGATTAAAGGAGAAATCTCACCATGGGGGCCTCTGAGCAGTCAATCTGGGCAGCTGTAGGGCTCATCAGGGCACAGGTGTACAGACGGCTCAGGGTTTCAAAGTCTTGGGTAACTAACCGGAAAGTGCCTTACCCCCCGTGGCCGACTCAGTGTTCCAACTGGCAGGCTGAGAGCAGAGCCTAATGTGGTTGCCAGgttgtcttcctctgcctccaaGTCCAGGTCTAGGTCTAGTTCTGGatccagctctgcctcctccagttCCTTGTTTGTCAGTGCAGAGGGCTCCGCCCCAGGGGGAATTCCGGACCTGCTCTCTCTCTATAGGGCAGGTGATTGTTAAGGTAGATCCTGGGTCAGCCAAGTCTCCTGTTCCCTAAAATCTCCTTGACATCTTCTAATCCCTACTCACCTTTATGACCAGATACCGCGGTGGGTCTCGGGCCATCCTGGTGAACTCATTGGCTAGTTCTTTAAAGGTTGGGCGAATGTTCTCATCAATCATCCAACCTGGGGGTAAGATGCAGGAAGTAGGGCAGTGAGAGGGGAGTAGGGGAGGGACGGAAGTCACTTTTAAATGGCTGGGGTCATCAGGTAACTCACATTTGACCATAACCATGTAGACGTCAATGGTACAGATCTGGGGCTGTGCCAACCGCTCCCCCTTCTCCAGCAGGTCTGGGACTTGAGCTAGTTGCAGCCCTGCATAGGGTTCTGCCCCGAAGGTCATCAGCTCCCAAACTGTCACACCTGGTATAGGAAGACATGACTAGCTTATGGCAAAAACAGATAGGGCATGAAGACGAAGGGAAGAAGAACTTTATCTGATGCAAAGATCCAAAGGGTTTAAATTCTAGAAGGGGTCTCAAAAGGCCACTTTGGAAGCTGGGCCAGTGATGATATAGAGGGCACCCAGATGGACTGACCGTAGCTCCAGACGTCACTCTGATGTGTGTATTTCCCAAAGTGGATACTCTCGAGGGCCATCCACTTAATTGGAGTCTGGGGGATTAAAGACAAAGGTGTCACCAGTTGATTGCCACACATTTTCTTAGGATTCCCAAACCCCAAGTTTTctatcattcttttctttttgctctctgAAATATGTTCCTGGCATCTCCCAGTTCCTCTTCTTGAACTCACCATGCAGCAACTGATTGCTGCTGAAAGAGGCCACTGACTGCTCCCTCTCCCCATGCTTTGCTCCACCCCCGCCTCCTTACCCAGCCCTCACATCATCTCACCCTGGCCTCACTGTGTAGTAGCTGCTTATCATCTGGGGGCAGCAGGTCAGCCACCCCAAAATCTGCCACCTGAACTTGACTAGGCGACTTCAGTAGCACATTTCGGGCAGCCAGGTTCCTATGCACCATGCCATGCTCCTCGAGGTAGTACATACCCTATAGGAAAAGGAAGTATTCTCATGGTTGGGGGAGCTGGACCTTGAGATCCAGAATCACCAAAAACCCTAAAGGCACCTCTCAGAACTTCAACCTGGccctccctgccagcccccagcCAGACAAGCTCTATCACAGAACTTCTCCACGGTCCACGTACCTTGGCAATCTGTACTCCCCAGTTGAGTAGAAGCTGTGGCCCCAGGGCCCCACGGTGTTGTCTCACATGATCCAGCAGAGAACCCAGAGGCAAGTACTGAGTGACGAG from the Manis javanica isolate MJ-LG chromosome 11, MJ_LKY, whole genome shotgun sequence genome contains:
- the PA2G4 gene encoding proliferation-associated protein 2G4 isoform X1; this translates as MSGEDEQQEQTIAEDLVVTKYKMGGDIANRECGLGPEGEAEGERQGRRRWAGPSDRRGVLRSVVEASCSGVSVLSLCEKGDAMIMEETGKIFKKEKEMKKGIAFPTSISVNNCVCHFSPLKSDQDYILKEGDLVKIDLGVHVDGFIANVAHTFVVGIAQGTQVTGRKADVIKAAHLCAEAALRLVKPGNQNTQVTEAWNKVAHSFNCTPIEGMLSHQLKQHVIDGEKTIIQNPTDQQKKDHEKAEFEVHEVYAVDVLVSSGEGKAKDAGQRTTIYKRDPSKQYGLKMKTSRAFFSEVERRFDAMPFTLRAFEDEKKARMGVVECAKHELLQPFSVLYEKEGEFVAQFKFTVLLMPNGPMRITSGPFEPDLYKSEMEVQDAELKALLQSSASRKTQKKKKKKASKTAENATSGETLEENEAGD
- the PA2G4 gene encoding proliferation-associated protein 2G4 isoform X2; translated protein: MSGEDEQQEQTIAEDLVVTKYKMGGDIANRVLRSVVEASCSGVSVLSLCEKGDAMIMEETGKIFKKEKEMKKGIAFPTSISVNNCVCHFSPLKSDQDYILKEGDLVKIDLGVHVDGFIANVAHTFVVGIAQGTQVTGRKADVIKAAHLCAEAALRLVKPGNQNTQVTEAWNKVAHSFNCTPIEGMLSHQLKQHVIDGEKTIIQNPTDQQKKDHEKAEFEVHEVYAVDVLVSSGEGKAKDAGQRTTIYKRDPSKQYGLKMKTSRAFFSEVERRFDAMPFTLRAFEDEKKARMGVVECAKHELLQPFSVLYEKEGEFVAQFKFTVLLMPNGPMRITSGPFEPDLYKSEMEVQDAELKALLQSSASRKTQKKKKKKASKTAENATSGETLEENEAGD